One window of the Cryptomeria japonica chromosome 7, Sugi_1.0, whole genome shotgun sequence genome contains the following:
- the LOC131075220 gene encoding uncharacterized protein LOC131075220, with protein sequence MPPFLGNSSSHKHVRLESVAPFKSDKPFCTMDLKSWNVNQPHVLEDNQTEEGDDEADGLAMNDANEEENGDREDGMAIDEVDEEEDKEDGSTNHEVVESKANDEADNGGNADPKEEKVSTHHRTERCDSRLLYFCEYDSCCVGVRQRFWNLKSLNAHRASKHNLPFIPPGRRGRKPIVQRKHQ encoded by the exons ATGCCTCCCTTCCTCG GCAATTCATCCTCTCATAAGCACGTGAGATTGGAGTCTGTTGCTCCTTTCAAATCAGATAAACCCTTTTGTACAATGGATCTGAAATCGTGGAATGTAAATCAACCTCATGTGCTA GAGGATAATCAGACTGAGGAAGGGGATGACGAAGCAGATGGCCTAGCAATGAATGACGCCAATGAAGAGGAAAATGGTGACAGAGAGGATGGCATGGCGATAGATgaggttgatgaagaagaagataaagaggaTGGATCCACTAATCATGAGGTGGTAGAGAGCAAGGCTAACGATGAGGCTGACAATGGGGGAAACGCTGATCCTAAGGAAGAAAAG GTCTCTACTCATCATAGAACTGAACGATGTGATAGCAGATTACTTTATTTTTGTGAGTATGATTCATGTTGTGTGGGAGTAAGGCAGAGATTTTGGAATTTAAAAAGCCTCAATGCACATAGGGCATCGAAGCACAACCTTCCCTTCATTCCACCAGGAAGGCGTGGCCGAAAGCCCATAGTACAACGAAAACATCAATAG